In Blastopirellula sediminis, the following proteins share a genomic window:
- a CDS encoding cupin domain-containing protein: MQHAATIRPEGQGRRVAVVGDAYRLLATGEETGGTYAMMDATVPLGGGPPPHIHRREEEAFYVLEGEITFTLEDEQIIAGPGCFLNMPIGSRHCFKNESDQPARMLITVAPAGLEEMFLEVGQLLASEEDQPQPPTEEDIQKLLEAAPRYGVEILPPPQ; the protein is encoded by the coding sequence ATGCAACACGCGGCGACCATTCGCCCCGAAGGTCAAGGAAGACGAGTTGCGGTTGTTGGAGACGCCTATCGACTGCTGGCGACCGGCGAAGAGACCGGCGGAACTTACGCAATGATGGACGCGACCGTTCCTCTCGGCGGCGGACCTCCTCCGCATATTCATCGCCGCGAAGAAGAAGCGTTCTACGTCTTGGAAGGAGAGATTACCTTCACGCTGGAAGATGAACAAATCATCGCCGGGCCGGGCTGCTTTTTGAACATGCCGATCGGCAGTCGGCATTGCTTTAAAAACGAAAGCGATCAACCGGCCCGCATGCTGATCACCGTCGCTCCGGCGGGGCTGGAAGAAATGTTTTTGGAAGTCGGACAGCTGCTCGCCTCCGAAGAAGATCAGCCGCAACCTCCGACCGAAGAAGATATCCAAAAGCTGCTGGAAGCGGCGCCGCGCTACGGTGTGGAAATACTGCCTCCGCCACAGTAA
- a CDS encoding NPCBM/NEW2 domain-containing protein yields MYLIRSAAYRLVRRKGVGLFLVACSLLSPLADNAYGWGRGHKLIRSWAVASLPDWQKELLAEEHWERLRSDYTSLQDRHAGGKSPELDRYCLPPVRVSLHDVGTIEASLPDMQWYLQNALDQLAANEPDEALKFLGVLCHWNEDPGCPCAHSSPIDEATLRRLLPPTPEMANKNFLFGYGGVADIGNYVIPESDYEPQLLGTSVPEAAAQIYQRQRLLRAHAAGLIIPLMQANLAGDTELADKHRQTAAIYNAKHTADILYTAFCLHTQRFEPEQVERLASQPLTAWESDATMRMIAHPYYVTPYLINQAMDAERNLHPLAFAAEKEPSEIRFGLGMGTPYALPYKFGPGGVYDRFTCRVGLHPTAGEAGRVAFAVIINGKEAARTDYLTPTDPPQSLDVPLPDSDVVSLVLQTIPHPESNPLHNLTVWGEPTLHRAD; encoded by the coding sequence ATGTACCTGATCCGAAGCGCCGCGTACCGACTCGTCCGCCGGAAAGGCGTTGGCCTGTTTCTGGTCGCCTGCTCGTTGCTGTCGCCGCTGGCCGACAACGCTTATGGCTGGGGAAGAGGTCACAAGCTGATTCGAAGCTGGGCGGTTGCAAGTTTGCCTGATTGGCAAAAGGAGCTACTGGCCGAGGAGCATTGGGAGCGTCTCCGCTCGGACTACACTTCGCTGCAAGATCGTCATGCCGGCGGCAAGTCGCCGGAGCTCGATCGTTATTGCCTTCCGCCGGTTCGTGTGAGCCTGCATGACGTCGGCACGATTGAAGCGAGCCTTCCCGACATGCAGTGGTATCTCCAGAATGCGCTCGACCAGTTGGCGGCGAACGAGCCGGACGAGGCGCTGAAGTTTCTCGGCGTGCTTTGTCATTGGAACGAAGATCCCGGTTGTCCGTGCGCCCACAGCAGCCCGATCGACGAAGCGACTCTCCGCCGTTTGCTGCCGCCGACGCCAGAGATGGCGAACAAGAACTTTCTGTTCGGCTACGGCGGCGTGGCCGACATTGGGAACTATGTGATTCCCGAATCGGATTACGAGCCGCAACTTCTGGGAACGAGCGTGCCGGAAGCGGCGGCGCAGATCTATCAGCGGCAACGCTTGCTCCGAGCACACGCGGCCGGGTTGATCATCCCGCTGATGCAAGCGAACCTGGCCGGCGATACGGAACTGGCCGACAAGCATCGACAAACCGCCGCGATCTACAATGCCAAGCATACGGCCGACATTCTCTACACGGCGTTCTGCCTGCACACGCAACGTTTCGAGCCGGAGCAAGTGGAGCGACTGGCAAGTCAACCGCTTACCGCATGGGAATCGGACGCGACGATGCGGATGATCGCGCATCCCTATTACGTCACTCCCTATCTGATCAACCAGGCGATGGACGCCGAGCGGAATCTTCACCCGCTGGCTTTCGCCGCGGAGAAGGAGCCAAGTGAGATTCGCTTCGGTCTGGGGATGGGAACTCCCTACGCGCTGCCGTACAAGTTTGGCCCCGGCGGCGTTTACGATCGCTTTACTTGCCGCGTCGGTTTGCATCCAACCGCCGGCGAAGCGGGGCGAGTCGCTTTCGCCGTGATCATCAACGGCAAAGAAGCGGCTCGGACCGACTATCTGACGCCAACCGATCCTCCCCAATCGCTCGACGTTCCGCTGCCGGATAGCGACGTCGTATCGCTGGTGTTGCAAACGATTCCGCACCCGGAGTCGAATCCGCTCCACAATTTGACCGTCTGGGGCGAGCCGACGCTCCACCGGGCTGATTAA